In a genomic window of Phyllostomus discolor isolate MPI-MPIP mPhyDis1 chromosome 5, mPhyDis1.pri.v3, whole genome shotgun sequence:
- the LOC114496072 gene encoding cytochrome P450 2C19-like isoform X2, which produces MDPLVGLVLCLSCLLLLSLWKQSSGKGKLPPGPTPLPIIGNMLQLDVKNISKSLSNLSKIYGPVFTVYFGRKPTVVLHGYEAVKEALIDQAEEFSGRGSFPLVEKANKGRGIIFNTGNGWKEMRRFSLMTLRNLGMGKRSIEDRVQEEAHCLVELLRKTNASPCDPTFILGCAPCNVICSIIFQNRFDYKDHNLINIMEMFDENVRILSSPWIQLCNNFPVLLDYFPGSHNNILKNLSNVRSYIMEKTREHQVSLDINNPQDFIDYFLIKMEQEKHNPQSVFTLENLAIVVSDFLGAGTETTSTTLRYALLLLLKHPEVLAKVQEEVDRVVGRNRSPCMKDRSSMPYTDAMVHETQRYIDLIPNNLPHAVTCDIKFRNYLIPKGTTIVTSLTSVLHDDKEFPNPEKFDPRHFLDEKGNFKKSDYFMPFSAGKRMCAGEGLARMELFLFLTTILQKFTLKPVVNPKDIDVTPIVNGFASVPPPYQLCFVPV; this is translated from the exons ATGGACCCACTTGTGGGCCTGGTGCTCTGTCTCTCCTGTTTGCTTCTCCTTTCACTGTGGAAACAGAgttctggaaaaggaaaacttCCACCGGGCCCCACACCTCTGCCAATTATTGGAAATATGCTGCAGTTGGATGTGAAGAACATCAGCAAATCCTTAAGCAAT CTCTCCAAAATCTACGGCCCAGTGTTCACAGTGTACTTTGGCAGGAAGCCCACTGTGGTGCTGCATGGATATGAGGCAGTAAAAGAAGCCCTGATTGATCAGGCTGAGGAGTTCTCTGGCAGAGGAAGTTTTCCACTGGTTGAAAAAGCTAACAAAGGACGAG GAATCATTTTCAACACTGGAAATGGATGGAAAGAGATGCGGCGCTTCTCCCTCATGACCCTGCGGAATTTGGGGATGGGCAAGAGGAGTATTGAGGACCGTGTTCAAGAGGAAGCCCACTGCCTTGTGGAGTTGCTGAGGAAAACCAATG CATCACCCTGTGATCCCACTTTTATCCTGGGCTGTGCTCCCTGCAATGTGATCTGCTCCATTATTTTCCAGAATCGTTTTGATTATAAAGATCATAATCTTATTAACATAATGGAAATGTTTGATGAGAATGTCAGGATTCTGAGCTCTCCATGGATACAG CTCTGCAATAATTTCCCTGTTCTCCTTGACTATTTCCCAGGGAGTcataacaatatattaaaaaatttatctaATGTAAGAAGTTATATTATGGAGAAAACAAGGGAACATCAAGTATCCCTGGACATTAACAATCCTCAGGACTTTATTGATTATTTCCTAATCAAAATGGAACAG GAAAAACACAACCCACAGTCAGTGTTTACTTTGGAAAACTTGGCAATCGTGGTATCTGATTTCCTTGGAGCTGGAACAGAGACAACAAGTACCACCCTGAGATATGCTCTTCTACTCCTGCTGAAGCACCCAGAAGTCTTAG CTAAAGTCCAGGAAGAGGTTGACCGTGTGGTTGGCAGAAATCGGAGCCCCTGCATGAAGGACAGGAGCTCCATGCCCTACACAGATGCCATGGTGCATGAGACCCAGAGATACATTGACCTTATCCCCAACAACCTCCCACATGCAGTGACTTGTGACATTAAATTCAGAAACTACCTCATCCCCAAG GGCACGACCATAGTAACATCTCTGACTTCTGTACTGCATGATGACAAAGAATTCCCCAACCCAGAGAAGTTTGACCCCAGACACTTCCTGGATGAGAAAGGCAACTTTAAGAAGAGTGACTACTTCATGCCTTTCTCAGCAG GAAAACGGATGTGTGCAGGAGAGGGTCTGGCCCGCATGGAGCTGTTTTTATTCCTCACCACCATT
- the LOC114496072 gene encoding cytochrome P450 2C19-like isoform X4: MDPLVGLVLCLSCLLLLSLWKQSSGKGKLPPGPTPLPIIGNMLQLDVKNISKSLSNLSKIYGPVFTVYFGRKPTVVLHGYEAVKEALIDQAEEFSGRGSFPLVEKANKGRASPCDPTFILGCAPCNVICSIIFQNRFDYKDHNLINIMEMFDENVRILSSPWIQLCNNFPVLLDYFPGSHNNILKNLSNVRSYIMEKTREHQVSLDINNPQDFIDYFLIKMEQEKHNPQSVFTLENLAIVVSDFLGAGTETTSTTLRYALLLLLKHPEVLAKVQEEVDRVVGRNRSPCMKDRSSMPYTDAMVHETQRYIDLIPNNLPHAVTCDIKFRNYLIPKGTTIVTSLTSVLHDDKEFPNPEKFDPRHFLDEKGNFKKSDYFMPFSAGKRMCAGEGLARMELFLFLTTILQKFTLKPVVNPKDIDVTPIVNGFASVPPPYQLCFVPV, from the exons ATGGACCCACTTGTGGGCCTGGTGCTCTGTCTCTCCTGTTTGCTTCTCCTTTCACTGTGGAAACAGAgttctggaaaaggaaaacttCCACCGGGCCCCACACCTCTGCCAATTATTGGAAATATGCTGCAGTTGGATGTGAAGAACATCAGCAAATCCTTAAGCAAT CTCTCCAAAATCTACGGCCCAGTGTTCACAGTGTACTTTGGCAGGAAGCCCACTGTGGTGCTGCATGGATATGAGGCAGTAAAAGAAGCCCTGATTGATCAGGCTGAGGAGTTCTCTGGCAGAGGAAGTTTTCCACTGGTTGAAAAAGCTAACAAAGGACGAG CATCACCCTGTGATCCCACTTTTATCCTGGGCTGTGCTCCCTGCAATGTGATCTGCTCCATTATTTTCCAGAATCGTTTTGATTATAAAGATCATAATCTTATTAACATAATGGAAATGTTTGATGAGAATGTCAGGATTCTGAGCTCTCCATGGATACAG CTCTGCAATAATTTCCCTGTTCTCCTTGACTATTTCCCAGGGAGTcataacaatatattaaaaaatttatctaATGTAAGAAGTTATATTATGGAGAAAACAAGGGAACATCAAGTATCCCTGGACATTAACAATCCTCAGGACTTTATTGATTATTTCCTAATCAAAATGGAACAG GAAAAACACAACCCACAGTCAGTGTTTACTTTGGAAAACTTGGCAATCGTGGTATCTGATTTCCTTGGAGCTGGAACAGAGACAACAAGTACCACCCTGAGATATGCTCTTCTACTCCTGCTGAAGCACCCAGAAGTCTTAG CTAAAGTCCAGGAAGAGGTTGACCGTGTGGTTGGCAGAAATCGGAGCCCCTGCATGAAGGACAGGAGCTCCATGCCCTACACAGATGCCATGGTGCATGAGACCCAGAGATACATTGACCTTATCCCCAACAACCTCCCACATGCAGTGACTTGTGACATTAAATTCAGAAACTACCTCATCCCCAAG GGCACGACCATAGTAACATCTCTGACTTCTGTACTGCATGATGACAAAGAATTCCCCAACCCAGAGAAGTTTGACCCCAGACACTTCCTGGATGAGAAAGGCAACTTTAAGAAGAGTGACTACTTCATGCCTTTCTCAGCAG GAAAACGGATGTGTGCAGGAGAGGGTCTGGCCCGCATGGAGCTGTTTTTATTCCTCACCACCATT
- the LOC114496072 gene encoding cytochrome P450 2C19-like isoform X1, with protein MDPLVGLVLCLSCLLLLSLWKQSSGKGKLPPGPTPLPIIGNMLQLDVKNISKSLSNLSKIYGPVFTVYFGRKPTVVLHGYEAVKEALIDQAEEFSGRGSFPLVEKANKGREGIIFNTGNGWKEMRRFSLMTLRNLGMGKRSIEDRVQEEAHCLVELLRKTNASPCDPTFILGCAPCNVICSIIFQNRFDYKDHNLINIMEMFDENVRILSSPWIQLCNNFPVLLDYFPGSHNNILKNLSNVRSYIMEKTREHQVSLDINNPQDFIDYFLIKMEQEKHNPQSVFTLENLAIVVSDFLGAGTETTSTTLRYALLLLLKHPEVLAKVQEEVDRVVGRNRSPCMKDRSSMPYTDAMVHETQRYIDLIPNNLPHAVTCDIKFRNYLIPKGTTIVTSLTSVLHDDKEFPNPEKFDPRHFLDEKGNFKKSDYFMPFSAGKRMCAGEGLARMELFLFLTTILQKFTLKPVVNPKDIDVTPIVNGFASVPPPYQLCFVPV; from the exons ATGGACCCACTTGTGGGCCTGGTGCTCTGTCTCTCCTGTTTGCTTCTCCTTTCACTGTGGAAACAGAgttctggaaaaggaaaacttCCACCGGGCCCCACACCTCTGCCAATTATTGGAAATATGCTGCAGTTGGATGTGAAGAACATCAGCAAATCCTTAAGCAAT CTCTCCAAAATCTACGGCCCAGTGTTCACAGTGTACTTTGGCAGGAAGCCCACTGTGGTGCTGCATGGATATGAGGCAGTAAAAGAAGCCCTGATTGATCAGGCTGAGGAGTTCTCTGGCAGAGGAAGTTTTCCACTGGTTGAAAAAGCTAACAAAGGACGAG aAGGAATCATTTTCAACACTGGAAATGGATGGAAAGAGATGCGGCGCTTCTCCCTCATGACCCTGCGGAATTTGGGGATGGGCAAGAGGAGTATTGAGGACCGTGTTCAAGAGGAAGCCCACTGCCTTGTGGAGTTGCTGAGGAAAACCAATG CATCACCCTGTGATCCCACTTTTATCCTGGGCTGTGCTCCCTGCAATGTGATCTGCTCCATTATTTTCCAGAATCGTTTTGATTATAAAGATCATAATCTTATTAACATAATGGAAATGTTTGATGAGAATGTCAGGATTCTGAGCTCTCCATGGATACAG CTCTGCAATAATTTCCCTGTTCTCCTTGACTATTTCCCAGGGAGTcataacaatatattaaaaaatttatctaATGTAAGAAGTTATATTATGGAGAAAACAAGGGAACATCAAGTATCCCTGGACATTAACAATCCTCAGGACTTTATTGATTATTTCCTAATCAAAATGGAACAG GAAAAACACAACCCACAGTCAGTGTTTACTTTGGAAAACTTGGCAATCGTGGTATCTGATTTCCTTGGAGCTGGAACAGAGACAACAAGTACCACCCTGAGATATGCTCTTCTACTCCTGCTGAAGCACCCAGAAGTCTTAG CTAAAGTCCAGGAAGAGGTTGACCGTGTGGTTGGCAGAAATCGGAGCCCCTGCATGAAGGACAGGAGCTCCATGCCCTACACAGATGCCATGGTGCATGAGACCCAGAGATACATTGACCTTATCCCCAACAACCTCCCACATGCAGTGACTTGTGACATTAAATTCAGAAACTACCTCATCCCCAAG GGCACGACCATAGTAACATCTCTGACTTCTGTACTGCATGATGACAAAGAATTCCCCAACCCAGAGAAGTTTGACCCCAGACACTTCCTGGATGAGAAAGGCAACTTTAAGAAGAGTGACTACTTCATGCCTTTCTCAGCAG GAAAACGGATGTGTGCAGGAGAGGGTCTGGCCCGCATGGAGCTGTTTTTATTCCTCACCACCATT